A window of the Syntrophaceae bacterium genome harbors these coding sequences:
- a CDS encoding cytidylate kinase-like family protein, which produces MTTERRLCVICAWREHCQKRFSVTYNGSLNIHCPDFTRDYTIRDLEADKQVVEAVLDKWRKEGLAGPRPCITVSREPGAGGSEIARKLAADLKMDLMGGQIISRVAESTGMSEKVVATLDEKRVTTLDTWLTSLFTARHLWPDVYLKHLTKVIGTIGEHGNALIVGRGAQFILPPERLFRVRFIAPLEQRIAKIMKDRKCSRDDAESYVIKADADRAAFIKKYFREDIADPSHYDLVLNTAGLSVDQATEIVKASFRAKFP; this is translated from the coding sequence ATGACGACGGAAAGACGGTTGTGCGTGATCTGTGCCTGGCGGGAACATTGCCAGAAGCGTTTCAGCGTAACCTATAACGGGTCGCTCAACATCCACTGCCCCGATTTCACGAGAGATTATACTATCCGAGACCTGGAAGCGGACAAGCAGGTCGTGGAGGCCGTCCTGGACAAGTGGCGCAAGGAAGGGCTGGCGGGCCCCCGCCCGTGCATTACCGTCTCGCGGGAGCCCGGCGCGGGAGGGAGCGAGATCGCCCGGAAACTGGCAGCCGACCTCAAGATGGACCTGATGGGAGGCCAGATCATCTCCCGGGTGGCCGAAAGCACCGGCATGAGCGAAAAGGTCGTGGCCACCCTGGACGAGAAGCGCGTGACCACGCTGGACACCTGGCTCACATCGCTCTTCACGGCCCGCCACCTCTGGCCCGACGTCTACCTGAAGCACCTGACGAAGGTCATCGGCACGATCGGGGAGCACGGCAACGCCCTCATCGTCGGCCGGGGCGCCCAGTTCATTCTGCCGCCGGAGAGGCTCTTCCGGGTCCGCTTCATCGCCCCCCTGGAGCAACGCATTGCCAAGATCATGAAAGACCGGAAATGCAGCCGGGACGATGCGGAGAGCTACGTGATCAAGGCCGATGCGGACCGGGCCGCCTTCATCAAGAAATATTTCCGGGAGGATATCGCCGACCCGTCCCATTACGACCTGGTCCTCAACACGGCAGGCCTTTCCGTAGACCAGGCCACGGAGATCGTCAAGGCGTCCTTCCGGGCCAAGTTTCCGTAA
- a CDS encoding F0F1 ATP synthase subunit gamma, whose product MLTAEALKRRIQSAQDLLGVVKTMKALAAVSIRQYQRAVESLMDYNRTVEMGLQILLKDRRDALSSSHSKVPRLGAIVFGTDQGLCGQLNNIIVQHALEEMDRTGIPRENRIVIAIGIKTTDLLEDGGQRVFETLATPGSTAGITPMVQDITLFLETWRFRNQVENMVLYYNEYVSGANYQPRTLKLLPVDKEWLTNIRKRKWESRTLPLFTMDWEPLFRAMIREYLFVSLYQAFANSLASENASRLAAMQNAEKNIEERLEELHVQFHRQRQMTITEELLDIVSGFEAMKEVKVGDGPVASRKGGTTS is encoded by the coding sequence GTGCTGACCGCTGAAGCCCTGAAGCGCAGGATCCAGAGCGCCCAGGATCTCCTGGGGGTTGTGAAGACCATGAAGGCCCTGGCGGCCGTTAGCATCCGCCAGTACCAGCGGGCCGTCGAGTCCCTGATGGACTACAACCGGACCGTCGAGATGGGCCTGCAGATTCTCCTGAAGGACCGCCGCGACGCCCTGTCGTCGTCCCACTCCAAGGTCCCCCGCCTCGGGGCGATCGTCTTCGGTACCGACCAGGGGCTCTGCGGCCAGCTCAATAACATCATTGTCCAGCATGCCCTGGAAGAGATGGACCGGACGGGCATCCCGAGGGAGAATCGGATCGTCATCGCCATCGGGATAAAGACCACGGACCTGCTGGAGGACGGAGGACAGCGGGTCTTCGAGACCCTGGCGACGCCGGGCTCGACGGCGGGGATCACGCCGATGGTCCAGGACATCACGCTCTTCCTGGAGACCTGGCGGTTTCGGAACCAGGTGGAAAACATGGTTCTCTACTACAACGAATATGTCTCCGGGGCCAACTACCAGCCGCGGACGTTGAAGCTCCTTCCGGTCGACAAGGAGTGGCTGACGAACATCCGGAAGCGGAAATGGGAATCCCGCACCCTCCCGCTGTTCACCATGGACTGGGAGCCCCTCTTCCGGGCCATGATCCGGGAATACCTGTTCGTCTCCCTCTACCAGGCCTTCGCCAACTCGCTGGCCAGTGAAAACGCAAGCCGGCTCGCGGCGATGCAGAACGCGGAAAAGAACATCGAGGAGCGTCTCGAGGAACTCCACGTCCAGTTCCACCGCCAGCGCCAGATGACCATCACGGAGGAATTGCTCGATATCGTGAGCGGATTTGAAGCAATGAAGGAAGTCAAGGTCGGGGACGGACCGGTGGCGTCCCGGAAAGGAGGGACCACATCATGA
- a CDS encoding PAS domain-containing protein: MEQSLIDSEKRLHSVIQGFSIPAFVIGKDHKVLYWNRALARLSKIPASEVIGTNQHWRAFYDKERPCMADLLVDSALAKVPKWYSGKYRKSDLIEESYEATDFFPVLGKKGRWLRFTAAAIRDSHGDLVGAVETLEDITEQKEAEESLKKAARVKK; encoded by the coding sequence ATCGAGCAGTCGCTTATCGACAGCGAAAAACGGCTTCACAGCGTGATCCAGGGCTTTTCCATTCCCGCCTTCGTCATCGGGAAAGACCACAAGGTCCTCTACTGGAACCGGGCCCTGGCGAGGCTGAGCAAGATCCCCGCCTCGGAGGTCATCGGAACCAACCAGCACTGGCGGGCCTTCTACGACAAGGAGCGGCCCTGCATGGCGGACCTCCTGGTGGACAGCGCGTTGGCCAAGGTCCCGAAATGGTACTCCGGGAAGTATCGGAAATCGGACCTGATCGAGGAGTCCTACGAGGCGACGGACTTCTTCCCCGTCCTGGGAAAGAAGGGACGCTGGCTCCGCTTCACCGCCGCGGCGATCCGTGACTCCCACGGGGACCTCGTCGGGGCTGTGGAGACGCTGGAGGACATCACGGAGCAGAAAGAAGCGGAAGAAAGC